The Streptomyces sp. NBC_00224 genome has a window encoding:
- a CDS encoding class I SAM-dependent methyltransferase has protein sequence MLTVDFSRFPLAPGDRVLDLGCGAGRHAFECYRRGAQVVALDQNGEEIREVAKWFAAMKEAGEAPEGATATAMEGDALNLPFPDESFDVVIISEVMEHIPDDKGVLAEMVRVLKPGGRIAVTVPRYGPEKVCWALSDAYHEVEGGHIRIYKADELLGKMKEAGLKPYGTHHAHALHSPYWWLKCAFGVDNDKALPVRAYHKLLVWDIMKKPLVTRLAEQALNPVVGKSFVAYATKLHLARFDKVAAK, from the coding sequence GTGCTGACCGTCGACTTCTCCCGCTTCCCGCTCGCCCCGGGCGACCGCGTGCTCGACCTGGGCTGCGGCGCGGGGCGGCACGCCTTCGAGTGCTACCGGCGCGGTGCGCAGGTCGTGGCGCTCGACCAGAACGGCGAGGAGATCCGCGAGGTCGCCAAGTGGTTCGCGGCGATGAAGGAGGCCGGTGAGGCGCCCGAGGGGGCGACCGCCACCGCGATGGAGGGCGACGCGCTCAACCTGCCCTTCCCCGACGAGTCCTTCGACGTCGTGATCATCTCCGAGGTCATGGAGCACATCCCGGACGACAAGGGCGTGCTCGCCGAGATGGTCCGGGTGCTCAAGCCGGGCGGTCGGATCGCGGTCACCGTGCCCCGCTACGGGCCGGAGAAGGTCTGCTGGGCGCTCTCCGACGCGTACCACGAGGTCGAGGGCGGCCACATCCGCATCTACAAGGCGGACGAGCTCCTGGGCAAGATGAAGGAGGCGGGCCTCAAGCCGTACGGCACGCACCACGCGCACGCGCTGCACTCGCCGTACTGGTGGCTGAAGTGCGCATTCGGCGTGGACAACGACAAAGCGCTGCCGGTGCGGGCGTACCACAAGCTGCTCGTCTGGGACATCATGAAGAAGCCCCTGGTCACACGGCTCGCGGAGCAGGCGCTCAACCCGGTCGTCGGCAAGAGCTTCGTGGCGTACGCGACCAAGCTGCACCTCGCGCGCTTCGACAAGGTCGCCGCCAAGTGA
- a CDS encoding SapB/AmfS family lanthipeptide, protein MTLLDLQKLDVPETTGGGGGGGGDQSSLSLLACDKHSSNSFLLCL, encoded by the coding sequence ATGACACTTCTCGACCTGCAGAAGCTGGACGTTCCCGAGACCACCGGTGGTGGCGGCGGCGGTGGCGGCGACCAGAGCAGCCTCAGCCTGCTCGCGTGTGACAAGCACAGCTCGAACAGTTTCCTGCTCTGCCTCTGA
- a CDS encoding TetR family transcriptional regulator, with protein MTAEAKAAIPASPALTERQEARRRRILHASAQLASRGGFDAVQMREVAEAAGVALGTLYRYFPSKIHLLVATMQDQLQHLHSTLRKHPPSGDSAAERVAETLMRAFRALQREPHLADAMVRALTFADRSVSPEVDTVSRQTTAIILDAMGLDHPTPQQLSAVRVIEHTWHSALITWLSGRASIAQVKIDIETVCRLIDLTAPDGTLA; from the coding sequence ATGACAGCGGAAGCCAAAGCAGCCATTCCTGCGTCGCCCGCCCTGACCGAGCGCCAGGAGGCGCGCCGCCGCCGCATCCTGCACGCCAGCGCCCAGCTGGCCAGCCGGGGCGGCTTCGACGCGGTCCAGATGCGCGAGGTGGCCGAGGCCGCGGGGGTCGCGCTCGGCACGCTCTACCGCTACTTCCCGTCCAAGATCCATCTGCTGGTCGCCACCATGCAGGACCAGCTCCAGCATCTGCACTCCACGCTCCGCAAGCACCCGCCGTCCGGCGATTCGGCCGCGGAGCGGGTCGCCGAGACGCTGATGCGGGCGTTCCGCGCGCTCCAGCGCGAGCCGCACCTCGCCGACGCGATGGTGCGCGCGCTGACCTTCGCCGACCGCTCGGTCAGCCCCGAGGTGGACACGGTCTCCCGGCAGACCACCGCGATCATCCTGGACGCGATGGGCCTGGACCACCCCACCCCGCAGCAGCTCTCGGCGGTCCGCGTGATCGAGCACACCTGGCACTCGGCCCTGATCACCTGGCTTTCGGGGCGGGCCTCGATCGCCCAGGTGAAGATCGACATCGAGACGGTGTGCCGGCTGATCGACCTCACCGCGCCGGACGGCACCCTGGCCTGA
- a CDS encoding ABC transporter ATP-binding protein: MTRPRADLLSARGVRAPEGPLAQRPFLRETVRYGAAPAALVLLLTTALAGAGLALPWALGRTLDLLLGDDRADAGPWLALCAALTGATVLLGALDGLVTATATARTTAWIRDRVLRHVLATGPRAVLPEGDLVARLVGNAAQAGPVPATLAATLAAVLTPVGGLVALALTDGWTALALLAGMPVLALLLRVFVRASADAGAAYLRAQGEIAGRLSEAVEGARTIAAAGTAERDAARILAPLPELSRQGFRMWRVTGRSTAQAAALLPLLQLTVLAVAGLRLADGALSVGGMLAAWRYAVLATGTGALVGQLNALVRGRAATDRLAEALAPPAMTYGTRQLPEGAGALEFRSVSTGPLREVDLYVPGGAVAAVVGRSGSGKTALAAVAGRLADPDRGTVLVDGVPLPELSRDALRREVGHAFARPALLGATVGGTIAFGVGEPGPEEVRAAARAACADEFVRRLPLGYDTPCAEAPMSGGEAQRLGLARAFAHCGRLLILDDATSSLDSATELKVSRALLDELTPGTRLIVAHRVTTAARADLVVWLDGGGVRALAPHAELWRLPEYRAVFAEEAGWEEAG; this comes from the coding sequence GTGACGCGGCCCCGGGCGGATCTGCTCTCCGCCCGGGGCGTGCGCGCCCCGGAGGGCCCCTTGGCGCAGCGCCCCTTTCTCCGCGAGACCGTTCGGTACGGCGCGGCACCCGCCGCCCTCGTCCTGCTGCTGACCACGGCCCTCGCCGGGGCGGGCCTGGCCCTGCCGTGGGCGCTCGGCCGCACCCTCGACCTGCTGCTCGGCGACGACCGGGCGGACGCGGGACCCTGGCTCGCGCTGTGCGCGGCGCTCACCGGCGCGACCGTCCTGCTCGGCGCCCTCGACGGCCTGGTCACCGCCACCGCCACCGCCCGCACCACCGCGTGGATACGCGACCGGGTCCTGCGCCACGTCCTCGCGACCGGGCCGCGCGCCGTCCTGCCCGAGGGCGACCTGGTGGCCCGGCTCGTCGGCAACGCGGCCCAGGCCGGACCCGTCCCCGCCACCCTCGCCGCCACCCTCGCCGCCGTGCTCACCCCGGTCGGCGGCCTGGTGGCGCTCGCCCTCACCGACGGGTGGACGGCCCTCGCGCTGCTCGCCGGGATGCCCGTACTCGCCCTGCTGCTGCGGGTGTTCGTGCGCGCGTCCGCCGATGCGGGCGCCGCCTATCTGCGCGCCCAGGGCGAGATCGCCGGGCGGCTCAGCGAGGCGGTGGAGGGCGCCCGCACCATCGCGGCCGCCGGAACCGCCGAACGCGACGCGGCCCGCATCCTCGCCCCCCTGCCCGAACTCTCCCGCCAGGGCTTTCGCATGTGGCGCGTCACCGGCCGCTCCACCGCCCAGGCCGCCGCCCTGCTGCCCCTGCTCCAGCTCACCGTGCTCGCGGTCGCCGGGCTGCGGCTCGCGGACGGCGCGCTGAGCGTCGGCGGGATGCTCGCGGCCTGGCGGTACGCGGTCCTCGCCACCGGCACCGGCGCCCTGGTCGGCCAGCTCAACGCCCTGGTGCGCGGCCGCGCCGCCACCGACCGCCTGGCCGAGGCACTCGCCCCGCCCGCCATGACGTACGGAACACGCCAACTTCCCGAAGGTGCGGGGGCCCTGGAGTTCCGGAGCGTCTCCACCGGCCCGCTGCGCGAGGTCGACCTGTACGTGCCCGGCGGGGCGGTGGCCGCCGTGGTGGGGCGGTCCGGCAGCGGCAAGACGGCCCTGGCGGCGGTCGCGGGCCGGCTCGCGGACCCCGACCGGGGCACGGTCCTGGTCGACGGCGTCCCGCTGCCCGAGCTCTCCAGGGACGCGCTGCGCCGCGAGGTCGGCCACGCCTTCGCCCGCCCCGCGCTCCTCGGCGCGACCGTCGGCGGCACGATCGCGTTCGGCGTCGGCGAACCGGGCCCCGAGGAGGTCCGGGCGGCCGCGCGGGCGGCGTGCGCCGACGAGTTCGTCCGCAGACTGCCGCTCGGCTACGACACGCCCTGCGCCGAGGCCCCGATGTCCGGCGGCGAGGCCCAACGACTCGGCCTCGCAAGGGCGTTCGCGCACTGCGGACGGTTGCTGATCCTCGACGACGCCACCTCCAGCCTGGACTCCGCGACCGAGCTGAAGGTGTCCCGCGCCCTGCTCGACGAGCTGACCCCGGGCACCCGGCTCATCGTCGCCCACCGGGTGACCACGGCCGCCCGCGCCGACCTGGTGGTGTGGCTGGACGGCGGCGGGGTGCGCGCGCTCGCCCCGCACGCGGAGCTGTGGCGGCTGCCCGAGTACCGCGCGGTGTTCGCGGAGGAGGCCGGGTGGGAGGAGGCGGGGTGA
- a CDS encoding ATP-binding cassette domain-containing protein → MRFVRPRWRALLRLAAWSALEAGETFLLGYALARALDRGFLAGHTGVGLGWLGLAALGVVAGAFGTGRVHLAVAALVEPVRDDLVRRVVRRALRTPDGAAVSRLTHQVEIARDTLAGLVMVSRTFVVTATGALIGLLSLAPVLLPVVALPLVAGLALFLATLRPLARRQEVFLAADEALAAELGLAVGGLRDITAAGAQDRVGRDVRERIDAEFHASRALARWGVLRTLAAGIGGRLTVVLLLAAAPWLLDHGVTPGAFVGALAYLTQSLIPALQSLMQGLGTSGARLFVVMRRLTADGAHEEVPERPGGEPGPGEAVRLRGVTFAYGPGAAPVVDCLDLTVPHGGHLAVVGPSGIGKSTLAELMAGVRAPDSGEVLRGCARVLVPQQAYVFTDTVRANLSYLCPDDPPGDESLLASCAAVGARGLVDRLGGLDATVAPAGLSAGERQLIALARAYAAPAPLVLLDEATCHLDPAAEDRAERAFAERPGTALVVVAHRTGSARRARQVLMLGGTGVERGTHDELLQQSAFYRELTGLHPSLALGDADGVHAVAGAGLTGDRRHVVPYGPVGQMEAVRDVRDGGALGGE, encoded by the coding sequence ATGCGGTTCGTGCGCCCCCGGTGGCGGGCGTTGCTCCGGCTCGCCGCCTGGTCGGCGCTGGAGGCGGGGGAGACGTTCCTGCTCGGCTACGCGCTGGCGCGGGCGCTCGACCGGGGCTTCCTCGCGGGCCACACCGGAGTCGGCCTCGGCTGGCTCGGGCTCGCGGCGCTCGGCGTGGTGGCCGGGGCGTTCGGCACCGGCCGGGTGCATCTGGCGGTGGCCGCGCTCGTCGAGCCCGTACGCGACGACCTGGTACGCAGGGTGGTGCGCCGGGCGCTGCGGACGCCGGACGGGGCGGCGGTCTCCCGGCTCACCCACCAGGTGGAGATCGCCCGCGACACGCTCGCCGGTCTGGTGATGGTGTCGCGGACCTTCGTCGTCACGGCGACAGGGGCGCTGATCGGGCTGCTCTCGCTGGCGCCGGTGCTGCTGCCGGTGGTGGCGCTGCCGCTGGTCGCCGGACTCGCCCTGTTCCTCGCCACCCTGCGCCCGCTCGCCCGCCGCCAGGAGGTGTTCCTCGCCGCCGACGAGGCACTGGCCGCCGAACTCGGGCTCGCGGTCGGCGGGTTGCGGGACATCACGGCGGCCGGGGCGCAGGACCGGGTGGGGAGGGACGTACGGGAGCGGATCGACGCCGAGTTCCACGCCTCGCGCGCACTGGCCCGCTGGGGCGTGCTGCGGACCCTCGCGGCCGGGATCGGCGGCCGGCTGACCGTGGTGCTGCTGCTCGCGGCGGCCCCCTGGCTGCTCGACCACGGCGTCACCCCGGGCGCGTTCGTCGGCGCCCTCGCCTATCTCACCCAGTCCCTGATCCCGGCCCTGCAGTCCCTGATGCAGGGCCTGGGCACCTCGGGGGCGCGGCTGTTCGTGGTGATGCGGCGGCTGACGGCGGACGGGGCGCACGAGGAGGTACCCGAGCGCCCCGGCGGGGAGCCCGGACCGGGCGAGGCCGTGCGGCTGCGGGGCGTCACCTTCGCGTACGGGCCGGGCGCGGCGCCCGTCGTCGACTGCCTGGACCTGACCGTGCCGCACGGCGGGCACCTCGCGGTCGTCGGCCCCAGCGGAATCGGCAAGTCCACGCTGGCCGAGCTCATGGCGGGGGTGCGGGCGCCGGACAGCGGCGAGGTTTTACGCGGATGCGCGCGGGTCCTGGTGCCCCAGCAGGCGTACGTCTTCACCGACACCGTCCGCGCCAACCTCAGCTATCTGTGCCCGGACGACCCGCCCGGCGACGAGAGCCTGCTCGCCTCCTGTGCGGCCGTGGGCGCCCGCGGACTCGTCGACCGGCTCGGCGGACTCGACGCCACCGTCGCACCGGCCGGACTCTCCGCCGGGGAGCGGCAGTTGATCGCGCTCGCCCGGGCCTACGCGGCCCCCGCGCCCCTGGTCCTGCTCGACGAGGCGACCTGCCATCTCGACCCGGCGGCGGAGGACCGGGCGGAGCGGGCGTTCGCTGAGCGGCCCGGGACGGCCCTGGTGGTCGTGGCACACCGGACCGGCTCGGCACGCCGGGCCCGGCAGGTGCTGATGCTCGGCGGCACCGGGGTGGAACGCGGCACGCACGACGAACTTCTCCAACAATCCGCGTTCTACCGGGAGTTGACCGGATTACACCCATCCCTCGCCCTGGGAGATGCGGATGGCGTCCACGCGGTTGCGGGCGCCGGTCTTACGGGTGATCGCCGCCATGTAGTTCCGTACGGTCCCGTTGGACAGATGGAGGCTGTGCGCGATGTCCGCGATGGAGGCGCCCTCGGCGGCGAGTGA
- a CDS encoding glycosyltransferase family 4 protein, whose amino-acid sequence MTAEAVEASPRAGEPARAGDRPLRIALLTYKGNPFCGGQGVYVRHLSRELARLGHSVEVIGAQPYPVLDEGVPLTELASLDLYRSPDPFRTPKKDEYRDWIDAVEVATMWTGGFPEPLTFSLRARRHLAARKGEFDVIHDNQTLGYGLLADLGAPLVTTIHHPITVDRQLELDAAGDWKRRSSVRRWYGFTRMQKRVARRLPSVLTVSGSSQREIVEHLGVREDRISVVHIGADTDLWSPDPSVAEVPGRIVTTSSADVPLKGLVFLVEALAKVRAEHPAAHLVVVGKRAEDGPVAQAIEKYGLGDAVRFVKGITDAELVDLVRSAQVSCVPSLYEGFSLPAAEAMATGTPLVATTGGAIPEVAGPDGETCLAVPPGEPGALAAALNRLLGDPELRARLGAAGRERVLDRFTWARAAEGTAELYRSAIAAQGRSAAGKPTG is encoded by the coding sequence GTGACCGCAGAGGCCGTAGAGGCAAGCCCCCGCGCAGGGGAGCCGGCCCGTGCGGGCGACCGCCCGCTGCGGATCGCCCTCCTGACGTACAAGGGCAATCCGTTCTGCGGCGGCCAGGGCGTCTACGTACGCCACCTCTCCCGCGAACTCGCCCGCCTGGGACACAGCGTGGAGGTCATCGGCGCGCAGCCGTACCCCGTCCTGGACGAGGGCGTGCCGCTCACCGAGCTCGCCAGCCTGGACCTGTACCGCTCGCCCGACCCGTTCCGTACGCCCAAGAAGGACGAGTACCGGGACTGGATCGACGCCGTCGAGGTCGCCACCATGTGGACCGGCGGCTTTCCCGAGCCGCTGACCTTCTCGCTGCGGGCCCGGCGCCACCTCGCCGCCCGCAAGGGCGAGTTCGACGTCATCCACGACAACCAGACGCTCGGCTACGGCCTGCTCGCGGACCTCGGCGCGCCCCTCGTCACCACGATCCACCACCCCATCACCGTCGACCGGCAGCTGGAGCTGGACGCCGCCGGCGACTGGAAGCGGCGCTCCTCGGTGCGCCGCTGGTACGGGTTCACCCGGATGCAGAAGCGGGTCGCCCGCAGGCTGCCTTCCGTGCTCACCGTCTCCGGCTCCTCGCAGCGCGAGATCGTCGAGCACCTCGGGGTGCGCGAGGACCGCATCTCCGTCGTGCACATCGGCGCCGACACCGACCTGTGGTCCCCGGACCCGTCGGTGGCCGAGGTGCCCGGCCGGATCGTCACCACCTCCAGCGCGGACGTACCGCTCAAGGGGCTCGTCTTCCTCGTCGAGGCGCTCGCCAAGGTGCGCGCCGAGCACCCCGCGGCGCACCTCGTCGTGGTCGGCAAGCGCGCCGAGGACGGGCCGGTCGCGCAGGCCATCGAGAAGTACGGGCTCGGCGACGCGGTCCGGTTCGTCAAGGGCATCACCGACGCGGAGCTGGTCGACCTCGTACGGTCCGCGCAGGTCAGCTGTGTGCCTTCGCTGTACGAGGGGTTCTCGCTCCCGGCCGCCGAGGCGATGGCGACGGGGACACCCCTGGTGGCCACGACCGGCGGCGCCATCCCGGAGGTCGCCGGGCCCGACGGGGAGACCTGCCTCGCGGTGCCGCCGGGCGAGCCGGGCGCACTGGCCGCGGCTCTGAACCGGCTGCTCGGTGACCCGGAGCTGCGCGCACGGCTCGGCGCGGCCGGGCGGGAGCGGGTCCTCGACCGGTTCACCTGGGCCCGGGCGGCCGAGGGCACCGCCGAGCTGTATCGCTCCGCGATCGCCGCGCAGGGCCGCTCCGCGGCCGGAAAGCCCACCGGGTGA